ACCGTTTCGGTGGGTGCACAGGGGAACAATGGCGCGTATGCCTTCGCTCCACCGGCGATCGAAATCAGTACAGGAACGACGGTACTCTGGAAATGGACCGGGAAGGGTGGGAATCACGACGTGGTGGCACAGAACAGTAGCTTCGAGAGTGAACTGCAGAGCACGGAGGGAGCCACATTCGAACACACCTTCGATGACACGGGCACCTACAAGTACTACTGCACGCCGCACAGAGCGATGGGAATGAAAGGCGGCATCGTGGTGAAGTGAGCTTGCGACAACGATTTCGACCTCAGTCGACGTAGAGAGAGTACAGGATAATAGCAAATCCTCCCGTGGTGAACGCACTCTCGACGAGGAGTGCATGGCTCTGATCGACCGGCACGATTTGGTCAACAATACCGGCCACGAACGCACCGAGCGTTATTACCGCGAACCCGAGCGTGAGTGCACGAAGAGCGGGCGATCCGGTTCTCCGATATGCCTTGTACGAAAAGTACGTTATCAGCCCGCCGAGCGAGAGGCTCAGCACCTTGAGGACGGTCACTGCAGTCGCAACGAGTGCTGTCATTTCTTTCTCACCTCCGCCCAAAGTTCGGAGAGCTGTTGATCCGGCGTGCGTTCGGGATGCTCGATCGCAACCTCCAACGAACGATCCTCGTCGAGGGCGACGTTTACTTCCTCGAAATCCAGTACGTATCGTGCTGTATGTCGACCACTAACTCTGACTTCTGTTTGCTCTTCGATCAATGAAGCCTCGACGAGAAGCTCGAGCTTTCGGTAGGTGGTCGAGAGCGGAATGTCACACCTGTTCGAGACCTCTTTTGCAGTCATCGGTTTCTCCATGTGTTTGATGATAGTTCGGCATTCGGGATCATCGAGGGCATCGAGCACGTCTTGAAGCTGCGGATGGTCAGCAGCGAACGGATCACGTACCATTCCTTGATCCTGGGTGGAAGCCGCGTCGTGCTCGATTGTGTGATCGGTCATGTAGGGCTTGAATGTGGTCATTCTCTCCACAGTGCCGCAAGTGTACTCTCACGCCGACCGTTGGCCACCGCTATTGACGATAGCCCGGCCACGACATTTCATGTTCGTTCCGTCGACGTTGCTTCGGAAAGGTCCTCGACGAATCGTTTCATGATCTTCTCTTCGGCCCGGTGGAGGGTTTCACTACACGTTGATTTCGCCACATCGGATTCGGCGGCGAGGTCGGTCAGCGAGCAACGTCGCGGCGTATCGTAGTACCCCTGCTCGATGGCTGTCCGAACGAGTTCGAGTTGGCTGTCGGTGAGGAGTTG
Above is a genomic segment from Halococcus salifodinae DSM 8989 containing:
- a CDS encoding halocyanin domain-containing protein, encoding MLAGCTGNSSETGEEGPADTANSPSSGTEANSSGTSTFDAWLSDTGNYSSVADKTGASEVTVSVGAQGNNGAYAFAPPAIEISTGTTVLWKWTGKGGNHDVVAQNSSFESELQSTEGATFEHTFDDTGTYKYYCTPHRAMGMKGGIVVK
- a CDS encoding DUF7521 family protein, which gives rise to MTALVATAVTVLKVLSLSLGGLITYFSYKAYRRTGSPALRALTLGFAVITLGAFVAGIVDQIVPVDQSHALLVESAFTTGGFAIILYSLYVD
- a CDS encoding winged helix-turn-helix domain-containing protein — translated: MVRDPFAADHPQLQDVLDALDDPECRTIIKHMEKPMTAKEVSNRCDIPLSTTYRKLELLVEASLIEEQTEVRVSGRHTARYVLDFEEVNVALDEDRSLEVAIEHPERTPDQQLSELWAEVRKK